The Mailhella massiliensis DNA segment CTTCGCCCGCCTCCATCTCGAAACGGCCTCCCTGAAAATGCTCGCCCTGCACAGGAGCGAGGGCAAGCTCCGTATCCTTCACGGCGCAGCGTCCGTACAGCGCGTTGACGGCCACGGACATGACGCCGCCCGTTTCATGCCTGCGGAAGGGAAAGCGGCGCGCCTCCACCTCATACGGAAGGCGGATCATGTAGAACCGGACGTATTCCAGCCTGAGTTCCGTAAGAGGCGCCCTGACGAAAAGCCTGCCCAGAAGGCCTCCTTTACCCTTCGCCCTGCGAAGCACCTCTTCCCTGGCAAGCGTGACGGGCGTGGCCATCATGTCCATGAACGACTCCTGATTGCGCCCCGCAGGGCAGTAAAAGACATCAGCGGTGCTGACGGAAGAAATCACGAATGCCGAGAACGGTGATGGTCGTGCAGACTATGGCCACGATCACCGGCAGGATATAGCCGAGCAGGCTCACGCCGCTGACCAGCCCCCACACGAGGACCACGGCTTCCAGAATGATGGCCACAACAAACCTGATATCGGCGGAAAGGATCTGATCCATGAGAAACCCCCTTATTCACATTCATTGACGGGTTCGGCGTCGCGGTCGATGGGCTTGCCTATCATGTTGCCCAGCAGGAACAGGATGAAGGAAACGGGCAGCGCCACCAGCATGGGCTTCAGGCCGAAGGGATTGCCCATGAACTGCCATACGAGCGTGGTGCCCATGCCGCCGAGCATACTGAGGAAGCCGCCCGCCACGGTGAAGCGCCAGCGCCAGAACAGGCCGCCCAGCACGGGGACAAAGGCGGAAGCCAGATACAGGCCGCCGAGGAAGATGACGGCGTCCAGCACGGCGGAGAACTGGAAGGCAAGCAGGCATCCGCACAGGCCGATGCAGACCATGAAGAAACGCGTCAGGCGGATCTGTTCCTTATCCGTCATGCAGGGCCGCAGCAGCGGCTTGATGAGGTCGCAGGTGAGCGTGGTGGCGCCCACGAGGAAGAAGGAACTCATGGTGGACATGATGACCGCGAGAATGGAGCATATCCAGAGCCCGGTAAGGAAGGGAGGCATGGCGTTGATGGCCATGGTGAGGAAGGCCTTGCTGCCCTGCAGGTTCGGATACATGGCGCGGGCGCCGAGGCCGAGCATGGTCATGACGGTATCGAAGGCCATCCAGATGAGCAGGCAGGTCAGATAGGCGCGCTTGGCGGTCTTGGCGCTGTTGGAAGCGCCGAAACGCTGATAGGCGGCGGGGTCGGCATAAACCTGGAAGCCCAGCAGGAAGAAAACGAGAAGCTGGCTTATGGGCAGGCCGCCCGTGGGAGAAAAGTGCCCGGCGGGAAGCGCCGCGCGCAGCCCCTCGAAGCCGCCCACGCTGCTCCATACGCCCGGAAGCAGAAGGAGCGTGAGGCTGGTCATGAGGAAGAACTGGAGCACGTCCGTCATGACCACGGACCACAGTCCGCCGAACATGGAATAGCAGATGACCACGCCCACGATCACCGCGCCGATGACCCAGTTGGGCAGGCCCGTGACGGTATTGCCCATGATGCCCACGGAAACGATGTCCATGAGGCGGCTGGAATAGCACACGATGAGCACCGCGCCGAGGAAGGCCACGGGGCGGGCATACAGCCTGCCGAGAAGCGCGGGAATGGTGTTTTCCTTCACGCCGCGCACCCGGGGAGCCACCCACAGGGCCAGGGGAATACGGCCGAGATGCGCGGGTACGCACCATACCACGAAGGCCGCGATACCGGCATTGAAGGCCAGTTCCGCCGTACCGAACACGGCGCCGGAACCGTACCAGGTGGCGGCCACCGTCGCCACCACCATGGGGTAGGACAGCGCCCTGCCCGCCATGAGATAGTCTTCCGAGTTCCGCACCTTGCGGGAAACGTACCACCCCACCAGAATCATGATGCCGAGGTACAAGAAGATGGCCAGCCAGTCGAGACCGGTCCAGTTAACTACCACATCCTGCATAACACACTCTCCCATGTTGAAATGTCGGATTTCAGACTCCGGTCATGTCGCGTGCGATCTCCGACATGCGTCCCGAAGCCATGAGGTCATAGCCGCGTTCAATATCCGCGCTGATCACGCGGTCATGTTCAAGGAAGGGGATGACGGCGCGCACGGCCTCATAGGCCCGCGCCGTGACCGCGCCGAGGGGAGCCAGACCGCGAAGATCCACGGCCTGGGCGGCATGGTAGGCCTCCATGCCCAGCATATAACGGAGATTGTCCAGAATCCGTGCGGTCTTGCGCACGACCAGAGGCGCGTTGGAGGCATGGTCCTCCACCTCGCCGGAAAGAGCCATGTAGTCCACGCTCACCGGATTGGACAGATGCCGTATCTCCGCTTCCAGCGCGGAGAAGGTCTTCTGATTGGTGGTATAGGCCATGACGCTCGTGCCGTCCGGGCTGAGGAAACGGGGCAGACGGCTGAAACCGTTGCTGTCCATCTTGATGACCTGATAGCAGATGTTGCGCGCCAGATGGCTGAGGGCCTGCCCCAGCATTTCAAAGCCGAGCACCCACGAGGTGACCTCGAAGTTGGAATTGTGGGCGAAGCGCCTCTCCTCCGCCAGCACGCAGGGGTTGTCGTCCGTGGCGTTGATGTGCAGCAGAAGATGAGGCTTCAGGTAGGAAATCGCGTCGCGCACGGCGCCGTGCACATGACAGGCGGAACGGAAGCACAGCGGGTCCTGCATGGTGGCGGCCACGCCGCCCTTCCAGAGAAAACTGCCTTCAAGGTAACGGCGCACGCGCGCCGCCGTCTGCGTGGGGC contains these protein-coding regions:
- a CDS encoding sodium:solute symporter family protein gives rise to the protein MVVNWTGLDWLAIFLYLGIMILVGWYVSRKVRNSEDYLMAGRALSYPMVVATVAATWYGSGAVFGTAELAFNAGIAAFVVWCVPAHLGRIPLALWVAPRVRGVKENTIPALLGRLYARPVAFLGAVLIVCYSSRLMDIVSVGIMGNTVTGLPNWVIGAVIVGVVICYSMFGGLWSVVMTDVLQFFLMTSLTLLLLPGVWSSVGGFEGLRAALPAGHFSPTGGLPISQLLVFFLLGFQVYADPAAYQRFGASNSAKTAKRAYLTCLLIWMAFDTVMTMLGLGARAMYPNLQGSKAFLTMAINAMPPFLTGLWICSILAVIMSTMSSFFLVGATTLTCDLIKPLLRPCMTDKEQIRLTRFFMVCIGLCGCLLAFQFSAVLDAVIFLGGLYLASAFVPVLGGLFWRWRFTVAGGFLSMLGGMGTTLVWQFMGNPFGLKPMLVALPVSFILFLLGNMIGKPIDRDAEPVNECE
- a CDS encoding HAL/PAL/TAL family ammonia-lyase, which codes for MNVIIRLTGSDLTLEQVALVARQGAVVEIAPEAEERIRRTRSMVLSMAEDRSLPRIYGFNTGVGMNKDWDISREGLAAFNTMLIRSHSAAVGPELCEADVRATLLVRLNCLLADGTGVSWELVERYRDFLNLHMHPVMPGRGSIGEADLVSLAHIGLAVMGEGDVVFRGERMSAKRALELAGLEPLVLGCKEGLAIVSSNAMAAGMAALVLEDCERLMDAADLIYALALEGYGGNVSPLDPACYARRPVPGPTQTAARVRRYLEGSFLWKGGVAATMQDPLCFRSACHVHGAVRDAISYLKPHLLLHINATDDNPCVLAEERRFAHNSNFEVTSWVLGFEMLGQALSHLARNICYQVIKMDSNGFSRLPRFLSPDGTSVMAYTTNQKTFSALEAEIRHLSNPVSVDYMALSGEVEDHASNAPLVVRKTARILDNLRYMLGMEAYHAAQAVDLRGLAPLGAVTARAYEAVRAVIPFLEHDRVISADIERGYDLMASGRMSEIARDMTGV